The Carassius carassius chromosome 16, fCarCar2.1, whole genome shotgun sequence genome window below encodes:
- the LOC132159971 gene encoding vitellogenin-like produces the protein MRALVLALTVALVASQQINLVPEFAPDKTYVYKYEALLLGGLPQEGLARAGIKVNSKVYLSAVTENTFLMKLMEPVIYEYAGIWPKDPFFPATKLTSALAAQLQIPIKFEYANGVVGKVFAPAGVSPTVLNLHRGILNILQLNLKKTQNIYELQEAGAQGVCRTHYVISEDPKANHITVTKSKDLSHCQERIMKDVGLAYTERCHECTERIKSLIETATYNYIMKPASTGVLITEATVEEVHQFSPFNEIHGAAQMEAKQTLAFVEIEKTPVAPIKADYLARGSLQYEFATEILQTPIHLMKISDAPAQVIEVLKHLVANNVDMVHEDAPLKFVQLIQLLRVSTLENIEAIWAQFKDKPAYRRWLLDALPSVGTPVIVKFIKEKFLAGELTLPEFIQALVVALQMVTADLDTIQLTASLAMHEKISTIPALREVVMLGYGSMIARHCVAVPTCSSELLRPIHEIAADATSKNDIPEITLALKVLGNAGHPASLKPIMKLLPGLRTAATSLPLRVQVDAILALRNIAKKEPKLVQPVALQLVLDRALHPEVRMVACIVLFEAKPSVALVSSLAGALKTETNMHVVSFAYSHIKSLTRITAPDMAAVAGAANVAIKLMSRKLDRLSFRFSRALQLDFYHTSLMVGAAGSAYMINDAATILPRAVVAKARAYLAGAAADVFEIGVRTEGIQEALLKSPAADEGLDHITKIKRTLRALTNWKDLPNNQPLASAYIKLLGQEVAFVKIDKTIIEEAIPIVTGTKSRELLKAALKALQEGIALQYAKPLLAAEVRRIFPTAVGVPMELSLYTAAVAAASVNVKATITPPLPEETETMTLEQLKKTDIQLQAEARPSIALQTFAVMGVNTALIQAAVMARGKIRTIAPGKVTARADILKGYYKVEALPVEVPEHIADLSFETLAVVRNIEEPTAERTVPLVNELAVQNSQTPAHYMSSENSDEVPMRAPAPFDKTLCLAVPYIEIKGCVEVHSHNAAFIRNTPLFYIIGHHSARATVARAEGPAVERLELEVQVGPRAAERLLKQINLIDEETPEGKAFLLKLKEILETEDKNRNVSSESSSSSRSSSSRSSSSSRSSSSSSSSGSSSRVTKTATIMEPFRKFHKDRYLAPHGASKKVSSGSSGSSFERIQKQAKFLGNSVSPVFAVIARAVRVDHKLLGYQLAAYFDKPTARVQIVVSSIAENDNLKICVDGALMSKHKVTAKLAWGSECQQYAVTAKAEAGVLGEFPAARLELEWERLPITVTNYAKKMSKHIHMAAFQAGFRLERVMNSEKEIELTAALPTQRSLNVIARIPEMTLSRMGIPLPFTIPINPDGSLSIHIDEDILSWIQKNIKEE, from the exons ATGAGAGCTCTTGTGCTTGCCCTGACTGTGGCCCTTGTGG caagtCAACAGATCAACCTTG TCCCTGAGTTTGCCCCTGATAAGACCTATGTGTACAAGTATGAGGCTCTACTCTTGGGCGGTCTTCCTCAAGAAGGTTTGGCCAGAGCAGGTATAAAAGTCAACAGCAAGGTTTACCTCAGTGCTGTGACAGAGAACACCTTTTTGATGAAG CTCATGGAACCTGTAATCTACGAGTACGCTGGTATTTGGCCCAAGGATCCATTTTTTCCTGCCACTAAGCTCACCTCAGCACTGGCTGCTCAGCTTCAGATTCCCATCAAGTTTGAGTACGCTAATGGTGTGGTTGGAAAGGTATTTGCCCCTGCAGGAGTCTCCCCTACTGTGCTGAACTTACACAGAGGTATCCTCAACATCCTTCAGCTCAACCTCAAGAAGACCCAGAACATCTATGAGCTGCAAGAG GCTGGAGCTCAGGGAGTATGCAGGACCCACTATGTCATCAGTGAGGATCCAAAGGCCAACCACATTACCGTAACCAAGTCTAAGGATCTGAGCCACTGCCAGGAGAGAATCATGAAGGACGTTGGCTTGGCATACACTGAGAGGTGTCATGAATGCACAGAG AGAATCAAGAGTCTGATTGAAACTGCAACTTACAATTACATCATGAAACCGGCGTCCACTGGTGTACTAATCACTGAAGCAACAGTTGAGGAAGTGCATCAGTTTTCACCCTTCAATGAGATTCATGGTGCTGCTCAGATGGAAGCAAA ACAAACCTTGGCTTTTGTTGAGATTGAGAAGACCCCTGTTGCTCCAATCAAAGCTGATTACTTGGCTCGTGGATCCCTGCAATATGAGTTTGCAACTGAGATTCTTCAGACCCCCATTCATCTAATGAAGATCAGTGACGCTCCAGCTCAG GTCATCGAGGTCCTTAAGCACCTTGTTGCAAACAATGTGGACATGGTCCATGAAGACGCTCCACTCAAATTTGTTCAGCTTATCCAGCTCCTGCGTGTTTCCACCCTGGAGAACATTGAGGCTATCTGGGCTCAGTTCAAGGACAAACCAGCTTACAG GCGCTGGCTCCTGGATGCTCTTCCTTCTGTTGGCACACCAGTCATTGTAAAATTCATCAAGGAGAAGTTCCTGGCTGGTGAACTTACCCTTCCAGAGTTCATTCAGGCTCTTGTGGTTGCTCTGCAAATGGTCACTGCTGATTTGGACACCATACAATTGACAGCT AGTTTGGCTATGCACGAGAAAATCTCCACAATCCCAGCTCTCCGTGAAGTTGTAATGCTTGGATATGGTTCCATGATTGCCAGGCACTGTGTTGCAGTTCCCACATGTTCTTCAGAGCTCCTCAGG CCCATTCATGAGATTGCTGCAGACGCAACTTCAAAAAATGACATTCCTGAAATCACTTTGGCTCTTAAAGTTCTGGGCAATGCTGGTCACCCTGCTAGTCTTAAACCCATCATGAAGCTCCTGCCTGGACTGAGAACTGCAGCTACATCTCTGCCCCTTAGAGTCCAGGTTGATGCCATCTTGGCCCTGAGGAACATTGCCAAGAAAGAACCCAAACTG GTTCAGCCAGTGGCCCTGCAGCTTGTGTTGGATAGAGCTCTCCACCCAGAAGTGCGCATGGTGGCTTGTATTGTGTTGTTTGAGGCCAAGCCATCAGTGGCTCTTGTTTCCAGTCTTGCTGGTGCTTTGAAGACTGAAACCAACATGCATGTTGTGAGCTTTGCTTATTCCCACATCAAGTCCTTGACCAGAATCACTGCTCCTGATATGGCAGCTGT TGCTGGTGCAGCTAATGTTGCCATCAAGCTCATGAGCCGCAAGCTAGACAGACTTAGCTTCCGTTTCAGCAGAGCCCTTCAGCTGGACTTCTATCATA CTTCACTTATGGTTGGAGCTGCTGGCAGCGCCTACATGATCAATGATGCTGCAACCATCCTGCCAAGAGCTGTTGTAGCTAAAGCACGTGCTTATCTGGCTGGAGCTGCTGCTGATGTTTTTGAG ATTGGTGTGAGAACTGAAGGAATCCAGGAGGCTCTTCTGAAATCTCCTGCTGCAGATGAAGGTCTTGACCATATCACAAAGATTAAGCGCACTCTGAGAGCA CTCACAAACTGGAAGGACTTACCAAACAATCAACCATTGGCTTCAGCCTACATCAAATTACTTGGACAAGAAGTGGCTTTTGTCAAGATTGACAAGACCATCATTGAAGAAGCTATACCG ATTGTGACTGGAACCAAATCACGTGAACTGTTGAAGGCGGCTCTTAAAGCTTTGCAGGAAGGAATTGCCTTGCAGTATGCCAAACCCCTGCTTGCAGCTGAAGTGCGTCGTATCTTTCCAACAGCAGTTGGTGTACCCATGGAGCTCAGTTTGTACACTGCTGCCGTTGCTGCTGCAAGTGTcaatg TTAAGGCCACCATTACACCTCCTCTCCCTGAGGAGACTGAGACTATGACTCTTGAGCAGCTGAAGAAGACTGATATTCAACTCCAAGCTGAAGCTAGACCAAG TATTGCTCTCCAGACCTTTGCTGTGATGGGAGTGAACACTGCCTTGATCCAAGCTGCTGTTATGGCAAGAGGAAAAATCCGTACAATTGCTCCTGGAAAAGTGACTGCAAGAGCAGACATTCTCAAGGGCTACTACAAGGTGGAGGCTCTGCCTGTTGAGGTTCCTGAACATATCGCTGATCTGAG CTTTGAGACTCTTGCTGTGGTCAGAAACATTGAAGAACCCACAGCTGAGAGGACTGTTCCTTTAGTAAATGAGTTGGCTGTGCAGAATTCCCAGACACCTGCTCATTATATG TCATCTGAGAATTCAGATGAGGTTCCTATGAGAGCTCCTGCTCCATTTGACAAGACTCTCTGTCTTGCTGTCCCATACATTGAAATCAAGGGATGCGTTGAGGTGCACTCTCACAATGCTGCTTTTATCAGAAATACTCCTCTGTTCTACATAATTGGACACCACTCAGCCCGTGCTACAGTGGCAAGAG CGGAAGGTCCTGCTGTTGAAAGACTGGAGCTCGAAGTCCAAGTTGGTCCTAGAGCTGCCGAGAGGCTCCTTAAGCAAATCAATCTCATTGATGAGGAGACTCCAGAAGGAAAGGCTTTCCTGTTGAAACTGAAGGAAATCCTGGAGACTGAAGATAAAAACAGGAACGTCTCTTCtgaaagcagcagcagcagccgcagcagcagcagtaggagtagcagcagcagcagaagcagcagcagTTCAAGCTCCTCAGGGTCCAGCTCTCGTGTGACCAAG actgCCACCATCATGGAGCCTTTCAGGAAATTCCACAAGGATAGG TATTTGGCACCCCATGGTGCATCAAAGAAAGTTAGCAGTGGAAGTTCTGGATCTAGCTTTGAGCGTATCCAGAAACAG GCTAAGTTCCTTGGAAATTCAGTTTCACCTGTTTTTGCTGTCATTGCCCGTGCTGTGAGAGTTGACCACAAACTGCTGGGCTACCAACTTGCTGCTTACTTTGACAAACCAACTGCAAGAGTGCAAATTGTTGTTTCTTCCATCGCTGAAAATGACAACCTGAAGATCTGTGTTGATGGTGCTCTGATGAGCAAGCACAAAGTGACT GCCAAGCTTGCTTGGGGTTCAGAGTGCCAGCAGTATGCAGTCACTGCTAAAGCTGAGGCTGGTGTACTGGGTGAATTCCCTGCTGCGCGTTTAGAGCTGGAATGGGAGAGGCTGCCAATTACTGTCACCAACTATGCTAAAAA AATGTCCAAACATATCCATATGGCGGCTTTCCAGGCGGGATTCAGACTTGAAAGAGTAATGAACAGTGAGAAAGAGATTGAACTTACTGCAGCCTTGCCAACTCAGAGGTCCTTGAATGTCATTGCCAGGATTCCAGAG ATGACACTGTCAAGAATGGGTATTCCTCTCCCCTTCACTATTCCCATCAATCCAGATGGATCTCTTTCCATTCATATTGATGAGGACATTCTCTCCTGGATCCAGAAAAATATCAAGGAAGAATAA